Proteins co-encoded in one Minwuia thermotolerans genomic window:
- a CDS encoding response regulator produces MTKTVLIVEDNDLNMKLFHDLLDAHGYATVRTKDGMEALKLAREHHPDLILMDIQLPEVSGLEVTKWIKEDDDLQSIPVIAVTAFAMKGDEEKIREGGCEAYISKPISVGTFIDTVKQFLG; encoded by the coding sequence ATGACCAAGACCGTCCTCATCGTCGAAGACAACGATCTCAACATGAAACTGTTCCACGATCTGCTCGATGCCCACGGGTATGCGACGGTTCGGACCAAGGACGGCATGGAGGCGTTGAAGCTGGCTCGGGAGCATCATCCCGACCTGATTCTCATGGACATCCAGCTTCCCGAGGTTTCGGGGCTGGAGGTGACCAAGTGGATCAAGGAGGATGATGACCTGCAGAGCATCCCGGTCATTGCCGTGACCGCCTTTGCGATGAAGGGCGACGAGGAGAAGATCCGCGAAGGCGGGTGCGAAGCCTATATCTCGAAGCCGATTTCGGTTGGTACCTTCATCGACACCGTCAAGCAGTTCCTCGGATAG
- a CDS encoding PleD family two-component system response regulator produces the protein MSARVLVVDDVAPNIRILEAKLSSEYYNVLTAMNGPEALESVERDNPDIILLDVMMPEMDGFEVCRRLKANPDVSHIPVVMVTALSDVSDRVQGLEAGADDFLTKPVNDLALFSRVRSLVRLKMTMDELKLRRQTGERFGQRQTEAEMEVDGAQVLVIDDNASDARLIGRHMGERFHMTYEADPEKAMALANSNPPELIILSLDHRGADPLRLTAGIRNQPNSRQTPILLVGEESDVQRVAKALELGVNDYILRPIDANELLARAKTQIRRKRYQDMLRQNVEDSIALAMTDPLTGLHNRRYFDQHLDTALERQRAAAKPFSLIMLDIDHFKHINDTHGHPAGDRILEEFARRLERDIRGFDLAARYGGEEFVVMLPDADAPLAEKVAERLRGNVEAVPFETGEAVGKVEITCSIGVTTVCEGDDRTSVLKRADECLYKAKAGGRNRVVVAAA, from the coding sequence ATGTCCGCCCGCGTACTGGTCGTCGACGACGTCGCGCCAAATATCCGCATTCTCGAGGCGAAGCTTTCGAGCGAGTACTACAACGTCCTGACCGCGATGAACGGTCCGGAAGCGCTGGAATCGGTCGAGCGTGACAATCCGGACATCATCCTTCTCGATGTCATGATGCCGGAGATGGACGGCTTCGAGGTCTGCCGCCGGCTCAAGGCGAATCCCGACGTTTCCCACATTCCGGTGGTGATGGTCACTGCGCTCTCCGACGTCTCCGACCGGGTGCAGGGCCTGGAGGCCGGGGCAGACGATTTCCTGACCAAACCCGTCAACGACCTGGCGCTGTTCTCGCGCGTGCGCTCGCTGGTCCGGCTGAAGATGACCATGGACGAACTGAAGCTGCGCCGTCAGACCGGCGAACGCTTCGGCCAGCGTCAGACCGAGGCGGAGATGGAGGTCGACGGCGCGCAGGTCCTGGTCATCGACGACAACGCTTCCGACGCCCGCCTGATCGGCCGCCACATGGGCGAGCGCTTCCACATGACCTACGAAGCCGACCCGGAAAAGGCGATGGCGCTCGCGAACTCCAATCCGCCCGAGCTGATCATCCTGTCGCTGGACCATCGCGGCGCCGATCCGCTCAGGCTGACCGCCGGCATTCGCAATCAGCCGAATTCGCGCCAGACTCCGATCCTGCTGGTGGGCGAGGAGAGCGACGTGCAGCGTGTCGCCAAGGCGCTGGAACTGGGCGTCAACGACTACATCCTGCGCCCCATCGACGCCAACGAACTGCTGGCCCGCGCCAAGACCCAGATCCGCCGCAAGCGTTATCAGGACATGCTGCGCCAGAACGTCGAGGATTCCATCGCCCTGGCGATGACCGATCCGCTGACGGGGCTGCACAACCGGCGCTATTTCGACCAGCACCTCGACACGGCCCTGGAGCGGCAGCGTGCCGCAGCCAAGCCGTTCTCGCTGATCATGCTGGACATCGACCACTTCAAGCACATCAACGACACCCACGGTCATCCGGCCGGCGACCGCATTCTGGAGGAGTTCGCCCGGCGGCTGGAACGCGATATCCGCGGCTTCGACCTGGCGGCGCGCTATGGCGGCGAGGAATTCGTGGTCATGCTGCCTGACGCCGACGCGCCCCTGGCGGAGAAAGTGGCCGAGCGCCTGCGCGGCAATGTCGAGGCCGTGCCGTTCGAGACCGGCGAGGCGGTGGGCAAGGTCGAGATCACCTGTTCGATCGGCGTCACCACGGTCTGCGAGGGCGACGACCGGACCAGCGTGCTCAAACGCGCGGACGAATGCCTCTACAAGGCGAAGGCCGGCGGCCGCAACCGCGTCGTCGTCGCCGCGGCCTGA
- a CDS encoding CarD family transcriptional regulator: MSDKKANSAVKKKKARSEYAANDYVVYPSHGVGKITAIEEQEISGFSLKLFVIDFPHEKMTLRVPITKAEATGMRPLASNKIMKQALDTLKGRARVKRTMWSRRAQEYEAKINSGDPVSIAEVVRDLHRNEDQPDQSYSERQIYEAAKERLIRELAAVEKIGHEDAQNRLNKLLAA; this comes from the coding sequence ATGAGCGATAAGAAGGCGAATTCCGCTGTGAAGAAGAAGAAGGCCCGCAGCGAGTACGCGGCCAACGACTATGTCGTCTATCCCTCCCATGGCGTGGGCAAGATAACGGCCATCGAGGAGCAGGAGATCTCCGGCTTCTCGCTGAAGCTGTTCGTCATCGACTTCCCGCACGAAAAAATGACGCTGCGCGTCCCGATCACCAAGGCCGAGGCCACGGGCATGCGTCCGCTGGCGTCCAACAAGATCATGAAGCAGGCGCTCGACACCCTGAAGGGCCGCGCCCGGGTGAAGCGCACCATGTGGTCGCGCCGCGCTCAGGAATACGAGGCCAAGATCAACTCGGGCGACCCGGTTTCCATCGCCGAAGTGGTGCGCGATCTCCACCGCAACGAGGATCAGCCCGATCAGTCCTATTCCGAACGCCAGATCTACGAGGCGGCGAAGGAGCGGCTGATCCGGGAACTGGCGGCGGTCGAGAAGATCGGCCACGAAGATGCGCAGAACAGGCTGAACAAGCTGCTGGCGGCCTGA
- the fdxA gene encoding ferredoxin FdxA translates to MPYVVTENCIMCKFQDCVEVCPVDCFYEGENMLVIHPDECIDCGVCEPECPIEAIIPDTDPESDKWLELNRDFSEKWPNITRKGESPPDADEWRDVENKFEKHFSEAPGKGN, encoded by the coding sequence ATGCCCTACGTCGTCACGGAAAACTGCATCATGTGCAAGTTTCAGGACTGTGTCGAAGTGTGCCCGGTGGATTGTTTCTACGAGGGCGAGAACATGCTGGTGATCCATCCGGACGAGTGCATCGACTGCGGCGTGTGCGAGCCCGAATGCCCGATCGAGGCGATCATTCCCGACACCGACCCGGAATCCGACAAGTGGCTGGAGCTCAACCGGGATTTCTCCGAGAAGTGGCCCAACATCACCCGCAAGGGCGAGTCTCCGCCCGACGCGGACGAGTGGCGGGACGTCGAGAACAAGTTCGAGAAGCACTTCAGCGAGGCCCCGGGCAAGGGGAACTGA
- a CDS encoding TerB family tellurite resistance protein: MALNRIAGWFNRLTEEDRPGDGPDETRLGAATLLVEAAHLDGDFSPDERRAIEAALGRYFDLSDEEVGALMDAAEQAHGDAVEISRFTRAIKQLPPPQRIEIMEMLWEVVLADGDLHAYEANLLRRVGGLIYVSDRENGEARQRVLARLG; this comes from the coding sequence GTGGCGCTCAATCGCATCGCAGGCTGGTTCAACCGGCTGACCGAGGAAGACCGGCCCGGCGACGGCCCCGACGAGACCCGGCTCGGCGCCGCCACCCTGCTGGTCGAGGCTGCGCATCTGGACGGCGATTTCTCGCCCGATGAGCGGCGGGCGATCGAGGCCGCGCTGGGCCGCTATTTCGACCTTTCCGACGAGGAGGTCGGCGCGCTGATGGACGCCGCCGAGCAGGCGCATGGCGACGCGGTGGAGATTTCCCGCTTCACGCGCGCCATCAAGCAGCTTCCGCCGCCGCAGCGGATCGAGATTATGGAAATGCTGTGGGAAGTCGTGCTTGCGGACGGCGATCTGCATGCCTATGAAGCCAATCTGTTGCGCCGCGTCGGAGGCCTCATCTATGTTTCCGATCGCGAGAATGGCGAGGCGCGGCAGAGGGTGCTGGCGCGGCTCGGCTAG
- the erpA gene encoding iron-sulfur cluster insertion protein ErpA, whose amino-acid sequence MNQNTTFTVTDAAAAKVAQLIESEGNPALKLRVQVLGGGCSGFQYDFRFDQDVAEDDLVIEKDGVTVLVDSVSIEYLKGSEFDYVEEMIGSSFQVRNPNATASCGCGTSFSVM is encoded by the coding sequence ATGAACCAGAACACGACCTTCACCGTGACCGACGCCGCCGCCGCCAAGGTGGCGCAGTTGATCGAGTCCGAGGGCAATCCGGCGCTCAAGCTGCGCGTCCAGGTGCTGGGCGGCGGCTGTTCGGGCTTCCAGTACGACTTCCGTTTCGACCAGGACGTGGCCGAGGACGATCTGGTGATCGAAAAGGACGGCGTTACCGTGCTGGTCGATTCCGTTTCGATCGAATACCTCAAGGGCTCGGAATTCGACTATGTGGAGGAGATGATCGGCTCCTCCTTCCAGGTGCGCAATCCGAACGCCACCGCGAGCTGCGGCTGCGGCACGTCCTTTTCGGTGATGTGA
- the argS gene encoding arginine--tRNA ligase, translating into MNIFEQFREMIREVVHACGALPAGIDSSVVGVEPPRDAAHGDLASNAAMALARQAGMKPRDIAEALKPGIAALAGVESVEIAGPGFINIRLDQGFWQARLQEILRRGQAFGDSEMGAGRAINVEYVSANPTGPLHVGHARGAVFGDALAGLLDKAGFDVTREYYINDAGNQIDALARSLHHRYREALGVDAGEMPEGLYPGDYLIEPARELAERDQDRWLDLPESEWLAPLRSFAVERMMALIRDDLAAIGIKQEIFTSELSLHRDGRIQDVVDELESRDQVYTGVLEPPKGKTPEDWEPRPQLLFRATDWGDDVDRPLRKSNGDWTYFAADIAYHLDKYRRGFADMIDVFGADHGGYVKRMVAATRAVTNDRGRLTIKLCQLVHLYENGEPAKMSKRAGTFITLRDVVDRVGRDAVRFMLLTRKNEAPLDFDFAKVMEQSRDNPVFYVQYAHARCCSVFRNAEQEIAGLDLSREALIAADLAPLTHPEELALIRLMAAWPRTIEQAAEASEPHRLAFYLHDLASAFHGYWTKGRDADELRFIQPGDPALTLARLAMVEGVRTVLRSGLGVLGVTPVEEMR; encoded by the coding sequence ATGAACATCTTCGAGCAGTTCCGAGAGATGATCCGGGAGGTCGTGCACGCCTGTGGCGCACTGCCCGCCGGCATCGACAGCAGCGTCGTCGGCGTGGAGCCGCCGCGTGACGCCGCCCATGGCGATCTGGCGAGCAACGCGGCGATGGCCCTGGCGCGTCAGGCGGGCATGAAGCCCCGCGACATCGCCGAGGCGCTGAAACCCGGCATCGCGGCGCTGGCCGGCGTCGAGAGTGTGGAGATCGCCGGACCCGGCTTCATCAACATCCGCCTCGATCAGGGTTTCTGGCAGGCGCGGCTGCAGGAGATCCTGCGCCGCGGCCAAGCGTTCGGCGACAGCGAGATGGGCGCCGGGCGGGCGATCAATGTGGAGTACGTCTCGGCCAATCCGACCGGTCCGCTGCATGTCGGCCACGCCCGCGGAGCGGTGTTCGGCGACGCGCTGGCCGGTCTGCTCGACAAGGCCGGGTTCGACGTCACCCGCGAATACTACATCAATGACGCCGGCAACCAGATCGACGCGCTCGCGCGGTCGCTCCACCACCGCTACCGCGAGGCGCTGGGCGTTGACGCGGGCGAGATGCCGGAGGGCCTCTATCCCGGCGACTATCTGATCGAACCGGCCCGGGAACTGGCGGAGCGCGACCAGGACCGCTGGCTCGACCTGCCCGAAAGCGAGTGGCTGGCCCCGCTGAGGAGCTTCGCCGTGGAGCGGATGATGGCGCTGATCCGCGACGATCTCGCCGCCATCGGCATCAAGCAGGAGATCTTCACGTCGGAGCTCAGCCTGCACCGGGACGGCCGTATCCAGGACGTGGTCGACGAACTGGAGAGCCGCGACCAGGTCTACACGGGCGTGCTGGAACCGCCCAAGGGCAAGACGCCGGAAGACTGGGAACCCCGGCCGCAACTGCTGTTCCGGGCGACCGACTGGGGCGACGACGTGGACCGGCCGCTCAGGAAGTCGAACGGTGACTGGACCTATTTCGCCGCCGACATCGCCTATCATCTCGACAAGTACCGTCGCGGCTTCGCCGACATGATCGATGTCTTTGGCGCCGATCACGGGGGCTATGTGAAGCGCATGGTGGCGGCGACGCGGGCCGTGACCAATGACCGGGGGCGGCTGACCATAAAGCTCTGCCAGCTGGTTCATCTCTACGAAAACGGCGAACCGGCGAAGATGTCGAAACGCGCGGGAACCTTCATCACGCTGCGCGACGTGGTCGACCGCGTCGGCCGGGACGCCGTGCGCTTCATGCTGCTGACCCGCAAGAACGAAGCGCCGCTGGACTTCGATTTCGCGAAGGTCATGGAGCAGTCGCGGGACAACCCGGTATTCTACGTGCAGTATGCCCACGCCCGCTGCTGCTCGGTGTTCCGCAACGCCGAACAGGAGATCGCCGGCCTCGATCTGTCGCGGGAGGCGCTGATCGCCGCCGACCTCGCGCCGCTCACCCATCCCGAGGAATTGGCGCTGATCAGGCTGATGGCGGCGTGGCCGCGCACGATCGAACAGGCCGCGGAAGCCTCCGAACCCCATCGGCTCGCCTTCTACCTGCATGATCTGGCTTCGGCGTTCCACGGTTACTGGACCAAGGGGCGCGACGCGGACGAGCTGCGGTTCATCCAGCCCGGCGATCCCGCACTGACCCTGGCGCGGCTGGCCATGGTGGAGGGCGTCAGGACGGTGTTGCGCAGCGGTCTCGGCGTGCTTGGCGTGACGCCGGTGGAGGAGATGCGCTGA
- a CDS encoding SPOR domain-containing protein gives MARQAEGQGRWRLIAGFVLLIAVMAFALVAWFGVRDDGDAQTAAGGQAVPIVRAPDGPDREKPEDPGGVDVPDRDKQVYDTFKPAAERGEARVERLLPAVEAPLAEPEPEPEPEPQPAPVADTATVTAQEAAPGDAGPESAEPAVVVEERPAAPALEEKEVADRPAPPPARPEPAAKAEPKPAPQASAAAPAADADGPWQVQIAALREEADATATWQRVQGRHEALLGDLRPTVTRVDTGANGVFYRLRTGSFASREAALAFCARLKDSGQDCLAVKR, from the coding sequence ATGGCCCGCCAGGCGGAGGGCCAGGGCCGGTGGCGGCTGATCGCGGGCTTCGTCCTGCTGATCGCCGTCATGGCCTTCGCCCTCGTCGCCTGGTTCGGTGTCCGGGACGATGGGGACGCGCAGACCGCGGCCGGCGGTCAGGCCGTTCCGATCGTCCGCGCGCCGGATGGTCCTGACCGGGAGAAGCCGGAGGATCCCGGCGGCGTCGATGTTCCGGACAGGGACAAGCAGGTCTACGACACCTTCAAGCCTGCGGCGGAGCGCGGCGAGGCGAGGGTGGAGCGGCTGCTCCCCGCCGTCGAGGCGCCGCTTGCCGAGCCGGAGCCGGAGCCAGAGCCGGAGCCGCAGCCCGCACCGGTCGCGGACACGGCTACGGTCACGGCGCAGGAGGCCGCGCCTGGCGATGCCGGTCCGGAGAGCGCCGAACCTGCGGTCGTGGTCGAAGAACGCCCCGCCGCACCCGCGCTGGAGGAGAAGGAGGTTGCCGACCGTCCGGCGCCGCCGCCGGCCCGGCCCGAACCGGCCGCGAAAGCCGAGCCGAAGCCAGCGCCGCAAGCTTCTGCGGCTGCCCCGGCGGCGGATGCGGACGGCCCCTGGCAGGTGCAGATCGCCGCGTTGCGTGAAGAGGCGGACGCCACGGCCACCTGGCAAAGGGTCCAGGGCCGTCACGAAGCGCTGCTGGGCGACCTGCGGCCCACGGTCACCCGCGTCGACACCGGGGCCAATGGCGTCTTCTACCGCCTGCGCACCGGCAGTTTCGCCTCCAGGGAGGCGGCGCTGGCGTTCTGCGCCCGGCTGAAGGACAGCGGGCAGGACTGTCTTGCGGTGAAGCGGTGA
- the nagZ gene encoding beta-N-acetylhexosaminidase, protein MIPAVFGIAGTELKPEEAAFLADHRPLGVILFRRNVDNPDQVRRLTDAVRGALDAAGPCLWVDQEGGRVQRLSPPHWEALPSARRIGQAFDRDPQDGEYAAWLLGRIIADQAAAAGFDIVCAPVLDLAQTGGHDVIGDRAFHADPEVVALLGRAMADGLAAGGILAVSKHWPGHGRAWVDSHLELPVVETEPVLLEATDFAAFRRAADCAPIAMTAHIRYPAIDPDLPATLSTQIVEGIIRGWCGFDGFLVSDDIDMKALDGAPGDLARAALSAGCDAVLQCSGDFAVMTAVAEAIGGFSPAAVERWSRLSAARQAPDSVDRAQLLAELGEALV, encoded by the coding sequence TTGATCCCCGCCGTCTTCGGCATTGCCGGAACCGAACTGAAACCGGAGGAGGCCGCCTTTCTGGCCGATCACAGACCCCTGGGCGTGATCCTGTTCCGCCGCAACGTGGACAATCCCGATCAGGTCCGGCGGCTGACAGACGCGGTGCGCGGCGCGCTGGACGCTGCGGGTCCCTGTCTCTGGGTGGATCAGGAAGGCGGACGCGTCCAGCGCCTGTCGCCGCCGCACTGGGAGGCGCTGCCTTCGGCCCGCCGGATCGGACAGGCGTTCGACCGCGACCCGCAGGACGGCGAGTATGCGGCCTGGCTGCTGGGCCGGATCATCGCCGACCAGGCGGCGGCCGCGGGCTTCGACATTGTCTGCGCGCCGGTGCTCGACCTCGCGCAGACGGGCGGACACGACGTCATCGGCGACCGCGCCTTTCATGCGGACCCGGAGGTCGTCGCGTTGCTGGGCAGGGCCATGGCCGACGGCCTGGCGGCGGGCGGGATCCTGGCCGTCAGCAAGCATTGGCCGGGGCATGGCCGGGCCTGGGTGGACAGCCATCTGGAACTGCCCGTGGTCGAAACCGAGCCGGTGTTGCTGGAAGCCACGGATTTCGCTGCCTTCCGCCGGGCGGCCGACTGCGCGCCGATCGCCATGACCGCCCATATCCGCTATCCGGCGATCGACCCGGACCTGCCGGCCACCCTGTCGACGCAGATCGTCGAAGGGATCATCCGCGGCTGGTGCGGTTTCGACGGCTTTCTCGTCTCCGACGACATCGACATGAAGGCGCTGGACGGCGCGCCGGGCGACCTTGCGCGTGCGGCCCTGTCGGCGGGGTGCGACGCGGTGCTGCAATGCTCCGGCGACTTCGCCGTGATGACTGCCGTGGCCGAGGCGATCGGCGGATTCTCGCCGGCCGCCGTGGAGCGCTGGAGCCGGCTCTCGGCCGCGCGGCAGGCGCCTGACTCCGTGGACCGTGCGCAATTGCTGGCCGAACTGGGTGAAGCCCTCGTCTGA
- a CDS encoding segregation and condensation protein A, translating into MNQSAADFEEDAPREAPGQRLVVDLGAYEGPLDLLLDLARDQKVDLARISMLALAEQYLDYVEKARELRLELAADYLVMAAWLAYLKSRLLIPDPEPEDEPSAQEMAARLNWQLRRLQAMRQAAARLLERAREGQDFHRRGAPEGIRVQRSSAWTCDYYDLLKAYSVHLEARGDSEPLRIRRDKVISVEMALERMRKLLGALPEWSSLQAFLPPAIAHPFTRRSATASTLLAALELAKQGDIEIRQGRSFGPIYIRRRDKA; encoded by the coding sequence ATGAACCAGAGCGCAGCCGATTTCGAGGAGGACGCCCCGCGCGAGGCCCCCGGTCAGCGGCTCGTCGTCGATCTGGGCGCCTATGAGGGACCGCTCGACCTGCTGCTCGATCTGGCCCGCGACCAGAAGGTCGATCTCGCCCGGATCTCCATGCTCGCGCTGGCGGAGCAGTATCTCGACTATGTCGAGAAAGCCCGCGAACTGCGCCTGGAACTCGCGGCAGACTACCTCGTGATGGCCGCCTGGCTGGCCTATCTGAAATCGCGCCTGCTGATTCCGGATCCGGAGCCCGAGGATGAGCCCTCCGCGCAGGAGATGGCGGCCCGGCTCAACTGGCAGCTTCGGCGCCTTCAGGCCATGCGGCAGGCCGCCGCCAGACTGCTTGAACGCGCCCGCGAGGGCCAGGATTTCCATCGCCGCGGCGCGCCGGAGGGCATCCGGGTCCAGCGCAGTTCGGCATGGACCTGCGACTACTACGACCTTCTGAAAGCCTATTCGGTCCACCTGGAGGCCAGGGGCGACAGCGAGCCGCTGCGTATCCGCCGCGACAAGGTGATCAGCGTGGAGATGGCTCTGGAACGCATGCGCAAGCTGCTCGGCGCGTTGCCCGAATGGTCCAGCCTGCAGGCCTTTCTGCCGCCGGCCATCGCCCATCCCTTCACCCGCCGGTCGGCGACCGCGTCGACCCTGCTGGCGGCGCTGGAACTGGCCAAGCAGGGCGACATCGAGATCCGGCAGGGCCGCAGTTTCGGACCCATCTACATCCGGCGCCGGGACAAGGCATGA